Proteins co-encoded in one Chitinophagales bacterium genomic window:
- a CDS encoding aminotransferase class I/II-fold pyridoxal phosphate-dependent enzyme has product MASQKSISFKQKYQPFIHLNLNIRGLQPSATLAVNELSNSLLAQGKKVYKFGLGQSPFPVPENVVKALQDNAFQKDYLAVKGLYELREAIANKYLKGHGIEREAEDIIVGPGSKELLFLLQLVYYGELVIPSPSWVSYSPQAKIVGRNVQWLTTKEEDDWRLRPEDLTALCEQDPERPRIVILNYPNNPTGATYTLEWVKAIAQVARKYRLILLSDEIYGDLNHLGQHVSIARFYPEGTIVSTGLSKWCGAGGWRLGLFAFPPSLRWLLDAMASVASETFTATSAPIQYAAIRAFEGGEDIEAYLKDSRRILKVIGNALYKKLIKNHVSLPSPKGGFYLFPNFSHYTEKLHAKGIHSSRDFCRQLLEETGVAILPASDFGIPANELIARMAYVNFDGTEALKVAQTEYANRSLDVAFLEKCCAETMEGVDVLVEWLKK; this is encoded by the coding sequence ATGGCAAGTCAAAAATCAATCTCTTTCAAACAAAAATACCAACCTTTCATTCATTTGAATCTAAATATCAGAGGTTTACAGCCATCTGCAACGCTTGCAGTGAACGAATTGAGCAATTCACTCTTGGCACAAGGGAAAAAGGTATATAAGTTTGGATTGGGTCAATCTCCATTTCCCGTTCCCGAAAATGTGGTCAAAGCATTGCAAGACAATGCCTTCCAAAAGGATTATTTGGCAGTCAAAGGACTTTATGAACTGAGAGAAGCCATTGCAAATAAGTATCTGAAAGGTCATGGCATAGAGAGAGAAGCAGAGGACATTATTGTAGGCCCTGGCTCCAAAGAGTTACTTTTTTTACTGCAATTGGTGTATTATGGAGAGTTGGTGATTCCTTCGCCGAGTTGGGTATCTTATTCTCCACAGGCCAAAATTGTGGGCAGAAATGTTCAATGGCTTACCACCAAAGAAGAGGATGATTGGCGTTTGAGACCCGAAGATTTGACAGCCCTTTGTGAGCAAGACCCTGAACGTCCTAGAATTGTGATTCTGAACTATCCCAACAATCCAACGGGGGCAACCTATACCCTAGAATGGGTGAAAGCAATTGCTCAGGTAGCCAGAAAGTACCGATTGATTTTGCTGTCCGACGAAATTTATGGTGACCTCAATCATTTGGGGCAGCACGTTTCCATTGCTCGATTTTATCCCGAAGGAACAATTGTCAGCACTGGACTGAGTAAATGGTGTGGTGCTGGTGGCTGGCGTTTGGGTTTGTTTGCATTTCCGCCTTCTCTAAGGTGGTTGTTGGACGCAATGGCATCTGTGGCAAGTGAAACTTTTACGGCTACAAGTGCGCCTATTCAATATGCAGCGATTCGAGCATTTGAAGGTGGGGAAGACATTGAAGCCTATCTGAAAGATTCTCGCCGAATCTTGAAAGTCATCGGCAATGCGCTTTACAAAAAATTGATAAAGAACCATGTATCCCTCCCTTCTCCCAAAGGCGGTTTCTATTTGTTCCCCAATTTTTCGCATTACACCGAGAAATTACACGCTAAAGGCATACACAGCAGTAGGGATTTTTGTCGCCAATTATTGGAAGAAACGGGAGTAGCGATTTTACCTGCAAGTGATTTCGGAATTCCTGCCAATGAATTGATTGCACGCATGGCTTATGTCAATTTTGACGGTACGGAGGCATTGAAGGTTGCCCAAACGGAATATGCCAATCGAAGTTTGGATGTTGCTTTTTTGGAAAAATGTTGTGCGGAAACGATGGAAGGAGTGGATGTTTTGGTAGAGTGGCTGAAGAAATGA
- a CDS encoding pyridoxal-phosphate dependent enzyme — translation MNNFPSKETIEAAPQRIAVFIHRTPVLTSMSLNQIVGCDLYFKCENFQKMGAFKMRGAAYAVDCLSEEAKQKGVATHSSGNFAQALALSAKIHGIKAYIVMPENSPKVKKTAVLGYGAEVTDCASNLAARESTLKEVVTRTGATFVHPFNDWDVMVGNSTCANELLQQVSNLDYIVSPVGGGGLIGGTALAVHYLSPKTKVIGGEPMKADDAFRSLEAGHIVPVENPNTIADGLRTSLGDKTFAVISELVEEIICVSEEEIIAAMRLVWERMKIIIEPSSAVSLAAIIKGQPKFEGKKVGVIFSGGNVDVENLPF, via the coding sequence ATGAACAATTTTCCTTCAAAAGAAACCATTGAAGCTGCTCCTCAACGCATTGCAGTTTTCATTCACCGAACCCCTGTTTTGACTTCAATGAGTCTCAACCAGATCGTGGGCTGCGACCTCTACTTCAAGTGTGAAAACTTCCAAAAAATGGGAGCTTTCAAAATGCGAGGGGCGGCGTATGCGGTGGATTGTTTGAGTGAGGAAGCCAAACAGAAAGGCGTGGCAACTCATTCATCGGGCAATTTTGCACAGGCTTTGGCTTTGTCGGCAAAAATTCACGGAATCAAGGCATACATCGTGATGCCCGAAAATTCCCCAAAGGTCAAAAAAACGGCTGTCTTAGGATATGGCGCAGAAGTCACGGACTGTGCCTCTAATTTGGCGGCAAGGGAAAGCACCTTGAAGGAAGTGGTTACACGAACTGGAGCAACTTTTGTGCATCCCTTCAATGATTGGGATGTGATGGTGGGTAATTCGACTTGTGCCAATGAACTTTTGCAGCAAGTGTCGAACTTGGATTACATCGTTTCGCCCGTTGGTGGCGGTGGATTGATTGGCGGAACGGCTTTGGCGGTACATTACCTTTCTCCGAAAACAAAGGTGATTGGGGGTGAACCGATGAAAGCGGATGATGCTTTTCGGTCTTTGGAAGCGGGTCATATTGTACCTGTCGAAAATCCCAATACGATTGCAGATGGTTTGCGTACTTCATTGGGAGATAAGACTTTTGCAGTTATTAGCGAGTTAGTGGAGGAAATTATTTGTGTATCAGAGGAAGAAATCATTGCAGCGATGCGTTTGGTTTGGGAACGTATGAAAATCATTATTGAGCCTTCGAGTGCGGTGTCCTTGGCGGCGATTATCAAGGGGCAGCCAAAATTTGAAGGGAAAAAAGTTGGGGTGATTTTTTCGGGTGGAAATGTGGATGTGGAAAATTTACCTTTTTGA
- a CDS encoding BtpA/SgcQ family protein, whose protein sequence is MTFHHLFPNPKPIIGVIHLQALPGAPLYKGNLQAIYDQAIAEAEIFNQYTDGIIIENFKDAPFFPHQVPAETIAAMSAISREVVNRVNVPVGINVLRNDASAAMAIATAVGAQFIRVNVHINAVVADQGIIEGKAYETLRLRAALQSNVLIFADIGVKHAQPLAGRSLDLETKDLTERGLVDAVIVSGTRTGETTSVEDLQMVKTHSKVPVLIGSGTTPDSLPILQPYADGFIVGSYFKKDGKADNEVEVERVLQLTTNNR, encoded by the coding sequence ATGACCTTTCACCATCTTTTCCCCAACCCAAAACCGATTATTGGAGTCATTCACCTGCAAGCACTCCCAGGCGCACCGCTCTACAAAGGCAACTTACAAGCCATTTACGATCAAGCGATTGCAGAAGCCGAAATCTTCAATCAATACACCGATGGCATCATCATCGAAAACTTCAAAGATGCGCCATTTTTCCCCCATCAAGTGCCTGCCGAAACGATTGCGGCCATGTCTGCCATCAGTCGGGAAGTGGTCAATCGGGTGAATGTTCCTGTGGGTATCAATGTATTGCGAAATGATGCAAGTGCTGCAATGGCAATTGCTACGGCAGTTGGAGCGCAGTTTATTCGGGTGAACGTGCATATCAATGCAGTCGTGGCAGACCAAGGAATCATTGAAGGAAAAGCCTATGAAACTTTGCGGCTTCGAGCTGCCCTTCAATCGAATGTGCTGATTTTTGCAGATATTGGAGTCAAACACGCCCAACCTTTGGCAGGTAGGAGTTTGGATTTAGAAACCAAGGATTTGACCGAGCGTGGATTGGTCGATGCGGTAATCGTGTCAGGCACTCGAACAGGTGAAACAACGAGTGTAGAAGATTTGCAGATGGTGAAGACCCATTCCAAAGTGCCTGTTTTGATTGGCAGTGGCACAACTCCTGATAGCTTGCCAATTTTGCAGCCCTATGCGGATGGATTTATTGTGGGGAGTTATTTTAAGAAAGATGGAAAGGCGGATAATGAGGTGGAAGTCGAACGGGTTCTACAACTTACAACAAACAATAGATAA
- a CDS encoding leucine-rich repeat domain-containing protein, with amino-acid sequence MKPFFYFLFIAAFFSLDNQLQAQCNGVSESDSLELVKFYEALGGDDWTNNSGWLVEPVKEWFGVTVSEDGCWVERIFLSNKKLRGNIPNLNLPKLTYLNLVINNLEGAIPNFSNIPNLKHLSLSQNNLTGSIPNFSNLPNLVEVYLHENNLSGNIPNFSNLPKLVYLYLSRNQLNGSIPNFNYTPKLSYVYLFVNKLSGDIPDFSNLPKLKVLYLGSNQLSGTIPNFSKLLELETLGLGGNKLNGIIPNFSNLPNLKGLNLSDNELSDTIPDFSNLPNLKGLNLSSNQLSGTIPDFSNISMLNRLVLEENLLSGIIPNFTNLGNLEELILSFNELVGTIPEYSLPNLEVLEIEGNKLSGTIPDLLSFPKLEKLNLIDNHFTGIIPDFSKLPDLKILLLSDNELEGNIPDFSNLLSLEILELQRNQLNGFIPNFNNTPNLLSIDFSENHLTGVIPNFSNTPNLSWIILRTNKLTGYIPNFSKLPNLHTLYVCPNDLIGTLPALNLHNYYFPCLQTPILTGTAFHDQNQNCLQDEGEEPLKNTKITTNDNQFSTFTDENGFYTLQLDTGTYQITAIPPNFLWSENCPESYTVTFENYTDIIPNQNFGFTIEDECTLLTIDVASPLQRRCFKNTYTVSYCNEGTRTADNPFIELTFPDELIPLDASIPYSQDGNVFTFDLEALAIGGCGSFVVTDSVSCEAVLGSAACVEGRIYPAFLCRDVDSLWDGSDIVVEGECIESEYIQFTLHNEGEDMQDSVEYRIYENDVLTSKHNLQLMEGESTELSFAATGATYRLKAEQTDFHPSESQPQVVVELCGDAPYALGFVTSQPNSDLEHFIDIDCQEIIGSFDPNDKSVHPTGIAAQNYIEEGTELTYKIRFQNTGNDTAFRVTIIDTLQSEFLDLRSFKILSASHSYDARITDQNVLIVEFNNILLPDSTTNELESHGFVQYRITPFQDAPKKSIITNLGDIYFDYNQPITTNTVFNTIGIPELDVTLPIELLQFDAYLDKNQNAQLTWITASEINNSHFEVQRSSKGKNFEAIGKMAGKGTTSSLQSYQFEDGDLPSSTPIVYYRLKQTDFNGQFTFSKVIALSLQNEHTAKVWYNNSQNRLEVIAASSLQLQIFDAVGRLVKSAKIIEGRQTVDLQGLESGVYAYRLLQGEGLQMEVGQNGKILVVGN; translated from the coding sequence ATGAAACCATTTTTCTACTTTTTATTTATCGCAGCCTTTTTTAGCCTTGACAATCAACTGCAAGCGCAATGCAATGGTGTGTCGGAATCGGATTCTTTGGAGTTGGTGAAATTTTATGAGGCTTTGGGAGGGGATGATTGGACGAATAATAGTGGATGGTTGGTAGAGCCTGTTAAGGAGTGGTTTGGGGTAACGGTGAGTGAAGATGGGTGTTGGGTGGAGCGAATATTTTTATCTAATAAAAAACTACGTGGAAATATTCCTAACCTTAACTTACCAAAGTTAACATATCTAAATTTAGTTATAAATAATTTAGAAGGTGCAATCCCTAACTTCTCCAATATACCAAATCTAAAGCATTTAAGTTTAAGCCAGAACAATTTAACTGGAAGTATTCCAAACTTTTCAAATTTGCCAAATTTAGTAGAAGTATATTTACACGAAAATAATTTAAGCGGAAATATTCCAAATTTTTCCAATCTTCCCAAGTTGGTATATTTATATCTATCAAGGAATCAACTAAATGGTAGTATTCCCAATTTTAATTATACACCAAAATTATCCTACGTATATTTATTTGTAAATAAATTAAGTGGAGATATTCCTGACTTTTCCAATCTTCCAAAATTGAAAGTATTATATTTAGGTTCTAATCAGCTTAGTGGTACAATTCCAAATTTTTCAAAATTACTAGAATTAGAAACTTTAGGTTTAGGAGGAAATAAGTTAAATGGTATAATTCCAAATTTTTCTAATCTACCAAATTTAAAGGGGCTAAACCTATCAGACAACGAACTGAGTGATACAATTCCAGATTTTTCTAACCTACCGAACTTAAAAGGTCTAAACTTATCAAGTAATCAACTGAGTGGTACAATTCCAGATTTTTCTAATATTTCTATGCTAAATAGACTAGTATTAGAAGAAAACCTTTTGAGTGGTATTATTCCTAATTTCACAAATCTGGGTAATTTAGAAGAATTGATTTTAAGTTTTAATGAGTTAGTTGGTACTATTCCTGAATATAGCCTACCTAATTTAGAGGTTTTAGAAATAGAAGGAAATAAGCTAAGTGGGACTATACCAGATTTATTAAGTTTTCCTAAATTGGAAAAATTGAATCTTATAGACAATCATTTTACTGGTATAATTCCAGATTTTTCTAAATTGCCTGATTTGAAAATTCTGCTATTAAGTGACAATGAACTAGAGGGAAATATTCCAGATTTCTCAAATTTGCTTAGTTTGGAAATATTAGAATTACAACGAAATCAATTAAATGGTTTTATTCCAAACTTTAATAATACTCCCAACTTACTAAGCATAGATTTTTCCGAAAATCATTTAACTGGTGTAATTCCAAACTTTAGCAATACACCTAATCTATCTTGGATTATTTTGAGAACGAATAAATTAACAGGTTATATTCCTAATTTTTCAAAATTACCCAATTTACATACTCTATACGTTTGCCCTAATGATTTGATTGGAACTCTTCCAGCATTAAACCTACACAACTATTATTTTCCTTGCCTTCAAACCCCAATCCTCACAGGCACAGCCTTCCACGACCAAAACCAAAACTGCCTACAAGACGAAGGAGAAGAACCACTAAAAAACACCAAAATCACCACCAATGACAACCAATTTTCCACCTTCACCGATGAAAACGGATTCTACACCCTCCAATTAGACACAGGCACATACCAAATCACCGCCATTCCTCCCAACTTCCTTTGGAGCGAAAACTGCCCCGAATCCTACACCGTCACTTTCGAGAATTACACCGACATCATTCCCAACCAAAACTTTGGATTCACGATAGAAGACGAATGTACCTTGCTGACCATTGATGTCGCAAGCCCTTTGCAGAGAAGGTGTTTCAAAAATACCTACACCGTTTCCTACTGCAATGAAGGCACCCGAACAGCCGACAATCCTTTCATTGAACTGACCTTTCCCGATGAACTCATTCCTTTGGATGCTTCGATTCCATATAGTCAAGACGGCAATGTATTCACCTTTGATTTGGAGGCTTTGGCGATTGGCGGATGTGGCTCGTTTGTGGTGACGGATTCGGTGAGTTGTGAAGCGGTTTTGGGAAGTGCGGCTTGTGTTGAAGGGCGGATTTACCCCGCTTTTTTGTGTCGGGATGTGGATTCACTTTGGGATGGTTCGGATATTGTGGTTGAAGGAGAATGTATTGAAAGTGAGTACATTCAGTTTACCCTCCACAATGAAGGTGAAGACATGCAGGACAGCGTGGAATACCGAATTTACGAAAACGATGTTTTGACTTCCAAACACAATTTGCAGTTGATGGAAGGCGAAAGCACCGAATTGAGCTTTGCAGCCACAGGAGCGACCTACCGTTTGAAGGCAGAACAAACGGATTTTCACCCATCCGAAAGTCAGCCGCAAGTCGTGGTCGAATTGTGTGGAGATGCGCCCTATGCTTTGGGTTTTGTCACTTCGCAGCCCAATTCCGATTTGGAGCATTTCATCGACATAGATTGTCAAGAAATCATCGGTTCTTTTGACCCCAACGACAAAAGTGTGCATCCCACAGGCATTGCCGCCCAAAACTACATCGAAGAAGGCACAGAATTGACCTACAAAATCCGCTTCCAAAATACAGGCAATGACACCGCTTTCAGAGTCACCATCATCGACACCTTGCAAAGCGAATTTCTCGACCTCCGCAGCTTCAAAATCCTCAGTGCAAGCCATTCCTACGATGCCCGAATCACCGACCAAAATGTGCTAATCGTCGAATTCAACAACATATTGCTGCCCGATAGCACAACGAACGAACTGGAAAGTCATGGTTTTGTGCAGTATCGAATCACCCCATTCCAAGACGCACCCAAAAAATCCATTATCACCAACCTCGGCGATATTTACTTCGACTACAACCAACCCATCACGACCAACACCGTTTTCAACACCATCGGCATACCTGAACTGGACGTAACTCTACCCATCGAACTCCTCCAATTTGATGCCTATCTCGACAAAAACCAAAACGCACAACTCACTTGGATAACCGCCTCCGAAATCAACAATTCCCACTTTGAAGTCCAACGCAGCAGCAAGGGCAAAAACTTTGAAGCCATCGGAAAAATGGCGGGAAAAGGCACAACAAGCAGCCTTCAATCCTATCAATTTGAAGACGGTGATTTGCCTTCTTCTACTCCAATTGTGTATTACCGCTTGAAGCAAACCGACTTCAATGGTCAATTCACTTTCTCCAAAGTTATTGCGCTTTCCCTTCAAAATGAACATACTGCAAAGGTTTGGTACAATAACTCACAAAACCGTCTTGAAGTCATTGCAGCGAGTTCACTTCAATTGCAGATTTTTGATGCTGTTGGGCGGTTGGTGAAAAGTGCGAAAATCATTGAAGGTCGCCAAACGGTTGATTTGCAGGGATTAGAGAGTGGGGTGTATGCGTATCGGTTGCTGCAAGGTGAAGGATTGCAGATGGAAGTTGGCCAGAATGGGAAAATTTTGGTGGTGGGGAATTGA
- a CDS encoding lysophospholipid acyltransferase family protein: MFGTLRAIYRLVLFPLLIFLVLGYYVLTAPLFGMNLKRILPIRKNWAKMATWFLGIQIEVKGNLPTEPSLLVYNHRSYIDLFAAFQHIEAIPVGKAEVSKWPVIGLAGKMTGAIFVDRGNKNSRKATRDAIAQTLKEGHHVIIYPEGTSHIEAQTIDFKIGSFEVAAAEGFPVVPVAVDYEYLKEAAFVDDDEFLGHFLKCFRRRKIPIRFSYGEPLQSGDAQWLMQTAKSWIDHSLKEMEQMIQQKGIKW, translated from the coding sequence ATGTTCGGTACACTACGAGCCATCTATCGCTTAGTCCTCTTTCCTCTACTTATTTTCTTGGTTTTGGGCTATTATGTGCTGACTGCTCCTTTGTTTGGCATGAATTTGAAGCGCATTTTGCCCATCCGAAAAAACTGGGCGAAGATGGCGACGTGGTTTTTGGGGATACAAATTGAAGTGAAGGGAAATTTACCGACAGAACCCAGTTTGTTGGTCTATAACCATCGGTCATACATAGACTTGTTTGCTGCTTTTCAACACATTGAAGCCATCCCTGTCGGTAAGGCAGAGGTGAGCAAGTGGCCAGTGATTGGTTTGGCGGGAAAAATGACGGGGGCGATTTTTGTGGATAGAGGCAATAAAAACAGCCGAAAAGCCACAAGGGATGCCATTGCTCAAACATTGAAGGAAGGGCATCATGTTATTATTTACCCCGAAGGAACAAGCCATATTGAAGCACAAACAATTGATTTTAAGATAGGTTCGTTTGAAGTGGCCGCAGCAGAGGGTTTTCCTGTTGTACCTGTGGCAGTGGATTACGAATATTTGAAGGAAGCGGCTTTTGTGGACGATGATGAATTTTTAGGGCATTTTTTGAAGTGTTTTCGTCGCCGAAAGATTCCAATTCGATTTTCTTATGGTGAACCATTGCAGTCAGGTGATGCTCAATGGCTCATGCAAACAGCTAAGAGTTGGATAGACCATTCTTTGAAGGAAATGGAGCAGATGATACAACAAAAAGGAATAAAGTGGTAA